The region GGGGGAAGGGGCCAGGGGATAGGGGTGAGGATGGAAAAGAGCAGGATTTCATTTCAGTATTACTGAGGCTGAGCAGATACGATTTTTATTGCCATAAGGCAAGCCTCATTGTGGAGTTGGATGGTCCCGTTCATCGTGAAAATCCGGAAAAAGATAGAGAAAGAGACCTCATTCTCAAAGCAAACGGCTTTCGAATTCTACGATTTTGGAATGAGGAGGTATTTGACAATATAGACTCCATTGTGGAGAGAATTTCGATGAGTTAGTTTCCGACCTAACCCTACCACCCCCTGCCCCCTCCTCCCCTTCCCTTAAGGGAAGGGGAGGAGGGGGCAGGGGGTGGAGAGGTTAGGTCAGTGACGGAAACCATCGACAGGGGAGGAGGGGGCAGGGGGGAGAGGTTAGGTCGGGTGGATGTATAATTTTTTAAAGAGACTTTAATGGCCGAAACCCCAGCATTTTATTAACATCCTCGAAAACCTGGCTAAGGGGCGTTGCCCGGCCTGCGAACTCGTGCGCCGGAAGCCGATGCACTACATCGACCATGCCCTGTACGAACTCGTCACCGATCCGAACGCGCAGAATTTATTCGCCGAAACCGGCGGCTACTGCCTGCGGCACGCGGAGATGCTGCTGCGGATTCCCTGGGGATTGGCGCTCGGCGTGGCCATCCTTTACAACCGGCTGATCGAGGACGCGGCCGAGGCGCTGAAAGCGGGCGGGGGCGCAGGCCCCGCCAGAGGAGGCGTCCTCTTCCGCAATCCCTTCTCGCGCAAAGCGCGCTCCGGAACCCTCTCGAAAAACGAGAATCCGGACTGCCTGGCCTGCCAGGTGGAACGGGAGACAGAAGAGGCGGTGCTGCGGACTCTTGTGGATACGCTGCGCGCCGGCGACGAGCGGATGCTCGAGTTGGTGGAGGGAAATGAGGTTTTCTGCCTGTATCACTTGGAGAGGGCGCTCGCGCTGGAATGGGATGAAAACACCCGTGCGGTTCTGCGCCGCCACGGCCTGCGGCGGTCGGAAACGCTCCTGTGGGAGTTGAAGGAGTTCATCCGCAAGTGCGATTACCGCTTCTCCCGCGAGCAGATGGGCGCCGAGGGCGACAGCTGGATGCGGGCGGCGGCCTGGGTGACGGGGGTGAGTTTGGGGAAGGACGACCGCGCGGCCGCGCCGGGCGAGTTGAAACGCAAACTGCGCGGGGATTGCGGGCTGGGGGAATAAATCCACGGAGGGCACGGAAACGCACGGATGGATATCGTTTTTTTTCCGTGCCCCTCCGTGTTCTGCGTGGATGTTTTTTTTCAGGAGGGGGGCGGGGCGGAGGGCTGCGCGGCGATTCAGCCGTTCTCATCATCGACTATGCCGTAGAAATCGGTCCAAACCGGCCGTCGCTTGACGAAACGACGAAACCGCCTATAATTCGCCCGGCATGGAAAATCACCCGCGAAGATTTCCTCAGAGCGCCCGAATGGGGATCGTACCCCGCGCGGGCGTTTTCTTTTTCCGTTCCTCAGAAGAGAGCCTCGCGGCTCTCTTTTTTCATGCTCGGGGAGGACGGCGATGCTGATCAGCCTTCCGGGATTGATCGATCCGCATGTCCACATGCGCGAGCCGGGCCAGACCCATAAGGAAGATTGGCGCAGCGGCACGGCCGCCGCGCTGGCCGGCGGGTTCACCTGTGTGCTGGCGATGCCGAACACCCATCCGCCGGTGGTCGACCTGGTTTCTTTGGATGAAGCGGAAACGGCCGCGCGGAAAAAGTCGCTGTGCGACTACGGCTTGTTCCTCGGCGCCGGAAGCCGCAACGGGAAGACCGCCGCGGAGTTGGCTCCCAAAACCGCCGGGCTGAAAATGTACCTCGACCTCACCTTCGGCGCGCTGCAGCTAAAAACCCAAACCGCGGTAAACTCCCACATGGCCAACTGGCCCGCCGATAAACCGATCGTCGTCCATGCCGAAGGCCGGAAAATCGCCATGGCGATTCAGATCGCGGCCCGGCTGAATCGCGGCCTGCACATCGCGCACGTCAGCCGCAAATCGGAAATCCTCCTGATCAAGGCCGCCAAGGAAAAAGGGGTGAAGGTCACCTGCGAAGCCACTCCCCATCACCTCCTGCTGACCAAGGAAGACCTCCCGCGGATCGGGGCCGGTCGCGGGGAGGTGCGGCCCCGGCTGGCTGCCAAAGCCGATCAGCAGGCGCTTTGGGAAAACCTGGCGGTGATCGATTGCTTCGCAACCGATCACGCCCCCCATACCCTGGACGAAAAGGACGGGAAGAATCCGCCGCCGGGATTTCCCGGCTTGGAGACCGCGCTGGCGCTGCTGCTGACCGCCGTCCACGAGGGACGCTTGACGGTCGAGGATGTGCTCCAGCGCATGCACGACAATCCGCGGCGGATCTTTTCCATCCCCGAGCAATTGATGACGATGATCCAGGTCGACCTCGAAGCGCGGTGGACGATCCGCGGGGAGTACCTGAAAACCCGATGCGCTTGGACTCCCTTCGAGGGATGGAACGTCCGCGGCCGGGTGATGCGGGTTGATCTCCGCGGGGTAACCGCCTACGACGCGCCGGACGTCACCGTCGAACCCGGGTTTGGGAGGAACATATCCGGCGGGCTTGCACCCGACCCGGTGAAACCCATTCCGTTGGATTTATAGAACAGGCCCGGCGCCGACCGCACGGCGGAATCGCGCGAAAAGAAAGGAAGCAGCCATGTCCACGTATGTTCCCCCGACCCAGCGTCGCGAAAAGAGCCCGCACCTTCCCTTCGGCGACATGCGCCAGACGCCGTTCTATGGCAAAGACATCATCTCCGTGGCCCAGTTCGACCGGAGCGGGTTGGAGTACGTGTTCGGCGTGGCCGAGGAGATGCGCTCGATGGTCGAGCATGTCGGCACGTTCGACCTGCTCAAGGGCAAGATCCTGGCCAACCTGTTCTACGAACCCTCGACCCGAACCTCCTCCTCCTTCATGGCGGCGATGCAGCGGCTGGGCGGAAGCGTGATCCCGATCAATGAGGTGCGCTACTCCTCGGTGGCGAAGGGCGAATCCCTGCCGGATACGGTGCGCACGCTGGAATCCTACGCCGACGTGATCGTCATCCGCCATCCGGAGGTGGGATCCGCGGCGATCGCGGCGCAATACTCGCGCAAGCCGGTGATCAACGCCGGCGACGGCGTGGGCGAACATCCCACCCAAGCCCTGCTCGACCTGTTCACCATCCGCGAGGAGCTCGGCCGGACCGACGGGCTGACGGTGACGATGCTGGGAGACCTGAAATACGGGCGCACCGTCCATTCGCTCTCGCGCCTGCTGTCACAATTCAAGACCAAGGTGCATTGCGTGTCGCCCGGGATCCTGCGCATGCCCTCCGAGCTGGTGGCCGAGCTGAAGGCGCGGGGGGTTCCGGTCCAGGAGCATGCCGCTTTGGAAACGATCCTCCCGGAGACCGACGTGCTATACGTAACCCGCGTGCAGAAGGAGCGGTTTGAGGATCCGGCCGCCTACGAATCGGTTAAAAGCGCCTTCGTGATTTCGCCCGAGACTCTGGTAAAGGCCAAAGACCACATGATTGTCATGCACCCGCTGCCGCGCGTCGGCGAGATCGCCATGGAGCTCGACGAGGACCCGCGGGCGGCCTACTTCCGCCAGATGGAATACGGACTCTACACCCGCATGGCGCTCCTGGCGATGGTGCTGGGGAAGGCCTAAGGGCCGACGATGGACTATGAACAATGGACCTTGGCCGTGGATTCCGCCGGCGCCATTCTTGCGCTTGTGGGGGATGAAAAGCCAAAATGCATGGCCTCGGACTTTTGTTTTCGGGCATATTTAGGCAAGTGAACCATCGGCGATGGTCCAAGGTCCATGGTCTATGGTCCTTGGTCCCGCAGGAGATAAATCCACACGATGATGAATTTCTCAAGCTTGCTTGACCGACGCGCCAAAGCCGTACAATCCCTGCTCTGCGTCGGATTGGATCCGCATCCGAATCTGCTGGCGGCGCCGAACGCGGCCGCGGCCAAGGATTTCTGCCTGCGGATCGTCCGCGAGACGGCGGACCTGGCGCTGGCGTTCAAGCCCAACATCGCTTTCTTCGAGGCTTTCGGTGCGGAGGGGTACACGGCGCTGGTGGACGTGGTCGGTGCGTGCCGCGCGCAGGGCGTTCCGGTGATCCTCGATGCCAAGCGCGGCGACATCGGCGACACCTCGAAGGCCTACGCGCGGATGGCGTTCGAAACGCTCGGGGTCGACGCGGTCACGGTCAATCCGTACCTGGGCGGCGACTCAGTTGCGCCGTTTCTCGAGCGGGAGGAGCGCGGCGCGATCGTCCTGTGCCGCACCTCCAATCCGGGCGCGGCGGATCTTCAACTGCGGCGGCTGGACGGCGTGCCCCTCTTCGAGCGGGTGGTCGAACTGGCGCAAGCGTGGAACAAACGCGGGAACGTTGGCTTGGTGGCGGGAGCGACGGATCCGGTGGCGATCGCGCGCGTGCGGACTCTCGCCCCGGACCTGTGGCTGCTGGTTCCGGGCGTCGGCGCGCAAGGCGGCGATTTGGAAGCTTCGCTGGAAGCCGGATTGCGCGCCGACGGGCTGGGGATGCTGATCAACGTCTCGCGTTCGCTGGCCAAAGCCGCCAGCCCGCGGACCGAAGCCGAAGCCCTGGTGGCGGCCATGCGCGAGGCGATGCAGGCCGACCGCGCGGCGAAGGGCGGCCCCTCCCCGGCCCACCGCGAGGTCGCCGAGATCCTCAGCGCCTCGGGCTGCGTCAAATTCGGAAACTTCACGCTCAAATCCGGCAAGCAATCGCCGATCTACCTCGACCTGCGGCAGCTGGTTTCGCATCCGGATCTGCTGGCGCGCGCGGCGGCGGGCTACGTTCCGCTGCTCAAGACCCTCGCGTTCGACCGCATCGCCGGCCTGCCCTACGCCGCATTGCCGATCGCGGCCGCGATCAGCCTGCAGGCCGGCTGGCCGATGATCTACCCGCGCAAGGAAGCCAAGGACTATGGGACGAAGGCGCAGATCGAAGGCGAACACAAGCCGGGCGAGCGGATCGCGATGGTCGATGACGTGATCACCACCGGCGGAGCCAAGCTCGAGGCGCTCGAGAAGCTGCGCGGCGCGGGTCTGGTGGTCGAGGATCTGGTCGTGCTGGTCGACCGCGAATCCGGCGGCGCGGAAAGCCTGACCGCGGCCGGCTTGCGTCTACATTCCGCCGCCCGCCTGCGCGACCTGCTGCCGATCTGGCAGGCGCAGGGGAAACTCACGGCGGAGCAGGTAGGGCAGGTGCTGGAAGGTAAGTAGGGTGGGTTGACGGCAAATTGCTTTCATACGCCGAATGGTTATTGCCGGCCGTCAACCCACCCTACAAGATCCCGTTGGCCTTGCTTTTTTCTCAAAAAGAATAGGTTTTCCGTAGGGTGGGTTGACGGCGGGATTGTCTTCTTGCGCCGAATGGTTATAGTCGGCCGTCAACCCACCCTACTCTCCTGCGTCGAGCGACAGATCAATCCCGCCCCAATCAAGATCGAGAATTCCCAATGCGACGTAGCGATGGAAACTGGACCAAGGCCAATCCTTTACCTGGTTGACCAAACCGTGTTTGACGGGATTGAAATGGATGTATGCCACATGATTGGTAAAGTCGTATTGGTCACGGATGGCATGTTCCCAAAACCGACGCTGCCAGATTGCTGCCTCACCCTTCTTGATTCTGGAGGGATTTCTTTCGCCTCCGATGCCGGTAGTTAACCCGAACTCGCGGGAAAACCGACGCTTAATTTCCTTCCATCGCGTGGAGAAATCCGCATCCCCTTCCGGAAGCCTCCAGATGCAGTGCAAGTGATCCGGTAACAGTACGAATGCTTCCACATGGAATGGCCGACGTTTCTTTGTTTCCTCCCATGCAACCCACAACATTTCGCGCGCCTTTGGACCACTCCATAAAGGTTTTCGATCATAGGCGACAACCGTGAAGAAGTACACTCCGCCCGAAAGATAAAACCGTCGATATTCTGGCATGGGTATTCTCCCCCTTTGTGAAAAAAGATGGATCTTAAAGTTCGTCAACCCGCCCTACAGCATCGCATTGGCCTTGCGGTTTTTTTATCTGAAAGAATTTGATTTCCGTAGGGTGGGTTGACGGCGGGATTGTATTCTTGCGCGAATGGTTTTGCCGACCGTCAACCCACCCTACAGCACCTCGTCGGCTTGGCGGGATTGTATTCTTACGCCGAATGGTTTTGCCGACCGTCAACCCACCCTACAGCACCTCGTCGGCTTTGTGGGATGATTTTATCGGCCGTCAATCCACCCGACGGTATTATGAAACCGCCTTCCCGATGATTTCGGAAATGGATCCGATTCCCTTCCGCTTCATATACGCCAACAATCCCTTGGCCACATCCGCGAACACCCCCGGCGCGCGGAACATCGCCGTCCCAATCCCGACGCAGGTTGCCCCGGCCAGGATCAGCTCAAGCGCTTCCCCGGCGTTCGTCACGCCGCCCAGCCCGATGATGGCGACGTTGTGTTTCTTACAACAGGCGGTGTAGCACCTATAGACCGCGTACACCGCGACGGGGTGGATCCCGATCCCGCTCAAGCCGCCGATCCGGTTGGCGAGGGTGGGCTTCTGCCGTTCGACGTCGATCGCCATTCCGCGCAGGGTGTTGATGATGCACAGCGCGTTCGCTCCGCCGTCGATCGCCGCTTGGGCGGTAGCGGCGATGTCGGTGACGTTGGGCGTCAGTTTGACGATCAGGGTCTTCCCGGGAACCGCTTTTTTCACCTTGGCGACGAGTTCCTCCAGCACAGAGGCGTCGGAGCCGAATTCGATCCCGCCCTTTTCGACGTTCGGACAGGAGACGTTGAGCTCGATCGCGTGGACTTCCTCGCGCGCGTTCAGGATCTCCGCGCACTGGACGTATTCGGAGGTTTCCGATCCCGCCACGCTGGCGATCACCGGCACCTCGAGCGCGCGCAGCTTGGGGAGTTCTTCGGCGGCGAAGGCCGCAATCCCGGGATTCTGCAGTCCGATCGCGTTGAGCATTCCGGCCCGCGTTTCGGCGATCCGCGGCTCAGGGTTTCCCGCCCGCGGATGGAGGGTGACGGTTTTGGTAACCGCCGCACTCATCCACGGCGCGCAGCCGGCCAGCCGCTCGTAATCCAGCCCGTAAATTCCCGAGGCGGAAACCAGGGGGGTCCCCAGACGCAGCCCGCCGAGTGTGACGTCTAATCCTTCCATTGAATATCCCTCGCTTGGAATACCGGCCCCTCGCGGCAGACCCGCTGTTTGAGAACCTGGCCGTCCGCCTGCCGCACCGCCACAGTGCAGGAATAGCAGGCGCCGATCCCGCAGGCCATGCGCTCCTCGAGCGACACCTCGCAGGGCAGGGAATGGCGCGCGGCGATCTGCGCCACGGCCTTCAGCATGCCCGCCGGCCCGCAGGCATAGAGCCGCACGCCCGCGCGCGGCACGCACCCCTCGCGGATCCCGCGCTCGAGCATCTCGGTCACCAGCCCCCGTTCGCCGACTGAGCCGTCGTCCGTGCAGACGGTGAGCACCCGGGCGCCGATCCGGCGAAATTCTTCCTCGACCGCTTCCAGAATCCCGATGCCCGGACACTCCTGCCCGCCGCCGCGGGTGACGGCGAGGTTCAGCATCCCCTTTTCAACCGCGCCGAGGTAGACCAACACTTCCTTCCCGCAGAACCTCAACCGTTCCGCCAGCGCGGCCAGCGGCGCGATCCCGATCCCGCCGGCGGCGATCACCGCCGTGGGTTCCTCGCCGATGCGGAAGCCTTTGCCGCACGGGCCGATGGCCTTGAGGACCGTTCCCCGGCGGATCCGGCTGAGTCGTTCGGTCCCTTCGCCGACAACCCGGTAAAGGAACTCCAGCCGTGCGGGATGGGCTTCAAGGGCCAAGCGCAATTCTTCCGGGATGTCGCCCGATCCTTTCAGCGCGGCCGGATCGAAGGCGGGGTAGCGGGCGCGGTGGATGCTCAGCGGACGCCGCAGGGTGAGCGGATACGGGCGCTTCCCGCCGTCCGGATCGCATTCGATGTGGAAGAATTGTCCGGGTTGGTATTCAAGACGCGCGCCTTTCGGCAGTTCCAGGGTCAGCAAAAAATGCCGCTCGCAGATTTTCCGGTTGTAGACGACCGTCAACTGCCAATCCGCTTCGTTTGCGCCGGAGGCTTGCGCCTTCCCGGATTCATCCGCCGACGGTCGTTCCAGCGGAAACAGCTTCGCGGCAAGCGGCTTTCCCGGCTCGGGATGGCTGCGGCACCAAGATAGCAGCCCGCGCTCCAGATCGGGATACGAAACCGCGCCCCAGATCGAGGATTGGCCGTCCTCCTGAAGGGTGGCGAGTTGGATGTTTTCCGGCAAGAGGGCGAATTCCATCGACCCGCCGCGGGCGGTTTTCCAGATGACGCAAGCGGTTCCGGTGTTCCGTTTTCGGACGGCGCGGCCTAGAAGCCGGCCCCATTCTCCCAGAAGGCCGGCGGCGCGCGCTATCCGGCGGCGTTCGATCTCCGCCGGCCGCAGGCCGGCGCGGACCGCCTCCAGATCCTCCCCATCGAAGCCTTCGGCGGCGAGCAGCCGGACAGCCGATCGGCGCGCGGCGGCCGACTCCCCCGGATTTCCCGCCGCCAGCGATTCGGCATCCAGCACGGTCCGGCGCCACTTTGCGGGGATTTTTCCGCCGCCCGTCCTGAGTTTTCCCTTGCGGATGATGACCTTTCCGTGCCGCATTTCGGCGAAGCCCGAGACCGATTGCGCCAGAAGGTCGTCGATCGAATGCTTGGCGGCCGAGGAGATCTCCTCCCTTTCCAACCGGGGATAGAACGCATGTAATATTTTCCGGGCTGTGGTTTCGGGTCCGTGGACGCGGAAGCGGGCCCGTGCCGCAGCGGTTATTTTGTTTAGAAGGATTGCTTCCGGAATTGCCCCCGGCGGTTTCGGTTCGATTTTTTGCGCCTGCGCGTGGAGGATGTAGGCGGAAGATTCATGGCGCGGATCCGCCGCGTTCCGGTATTCAATCCGCTCGACCGGCAGACCGCTTTCTTCCATTTGATTCAAAAGCCCGTGCAGATCGGTTTTCCCTTTTTCCGGTACGAGGATCGACATTCTGCTGCCGGGCTTGGCCGCCCGGCGGATGCCGCGAAGCAGGGCGGCGCATTCCCCGCCGCGCTCTTCAGCCGGCAGGGCGGAGAGCGGGATCCTCAGCCAAGCGGCTTGGATCGCCGTTCGCAGGGATCCATTGCCGTCGCCCAAGGACGGCGCCGAGCTCACCACGCCGTCAACCGAGGACTCTGGTAATACTTCCGTCCAGGGTCCCGTCCCGACAAGGATCAAGATGTTGGCCCGTCCGGACGCCAACTCGGGGAAGGACCGTCCGAGGATTGCGTTTTTCAATATCCGGTTGGTTTCCTTTTTGGCATTATAAAATTCCAAAAAGCTGGCGTCGAAAGCCGGCCATGGATTTTCTTCAACTTCCGATTCCGCAGGATTTTGCCGGCCGGTTGCAGGCAGGGCCCGCGCGAACGCAGCCCGCAATCCGAACTGGGCGGAGTTGTCCGCCAGGTTCTCTATGGCCTGAAAAATCCTGGAAAGCGCCCCGGCCGAACGCCGGGTGATCATATCCTGTGGGTAGCGCAGGGTCCGGCCCGCTGCGTGTACGGGAAAGACCGGGTGCCAAAAAGGGATTTCCATGCCGGAGAATTCCGCCTCGGTCTCTCGATCGTCCGTGTCCGGTTTCTTCTCCAGCTTCTTGCCGCAATCGTTGCAGGAATACTCGATCCGCAATGCGTTCCCGTTTTTCAGATGGATTTTCCGGACGAAGCCGCGTGCGCCGCACTTAGGGCATGTGGTTGCATACAAAGCGGAAATTTCTTCCAGGCATGCTCGGCGGACATCCTCGAAGGCCCAGCGCAACAGCGGCAGGCTGGCGGGGCGGAGCAGGGCTTCCGCCAGGGAGGCGGTCACCGAATCCCGTTCGACGATGACTGCCCGGCGGCTGTTGCGAACGGCCTCGACCGCGGTTGCGCCGCAAATGCTGAAGGGATCCAGCAGAATGTCGTTTGGATTAGTCGTTTCCCGGATTAGGTCGGCGGCAAGGCTTGCGGGGAAGCGGGGGAAAAACGAGGAAAACGCCCGTTGCCGACCGGCGCAATTCGGCATCGGGAGTGCCTGCGCTGGAAGATGGGCGGGATCCGGTTTCACGATCCACTCCAAAGTGGCGGTCGGATGCGCATTAAAAAGGAATTATATCAGTATGCATTCCCGTGCATGGAACCCTTAGGGTTCCCAAGGGTGGCTAAGGGTTGCCGCCCGACCCTTAGGGTTCATAAGGGTTCCCAAGGGTTCCGATATGTTCTCTCCAATATGGAAATGTAGTTGGCGGACTTTCTTTCTTCGGGATGGAAGTGGTTTTTCCTGTAAAATTTGGCGTTATCCGGAGTGAACCATCTCTCTTTTGTAATTGTGGAGAAGTATTGTCCAAAAATATACTAATAGCGGTTTGCCCCTTGATAGCAGAAAAAAAACAGATAAAAGATACTATCACGATATATCGCGATATATAGCTAAAATTCGTGGAAAGATGATGCGTTGAGAAGTAATCGAAGGTCGTGGCGGGAAAGTCGATTTGGAAGGGGTGACTTTAAGTACGTCGTTCTGGATCTCCTGCGGGAAAAGCCCAACTACGGATATGAGATCATCCGCGCGCTGGAAGACCGATTCGGGGGACTCTATACCCCCAGCGCCGGGACGGTGTATCCGACCCTGCAGATGTTGGAGGAGATGGGGTACATCACGCCCTCTCAGGTTGAGGGGAGAAAGATTTATACGATCACACCCGGGGGAACCCGGTTTCTCGAGGAACAAAAGGAACAAGTGGACGACGTCCGCCGGCGCATGAACGGTTGGTGGGACCAGAGGGCTTCCTCGGAGGAGGTGCACGATATGGTGGGCAGAATGAAGGACATGTTGAAAACAGTAAAGCACAACCGGCGCCACGTAAATCCGGAAAAGCTGCGCAAGGTCCGGGAAGTCCTGGACCGCGCCCAGCGGGAAATCGAAGAATTGCTTCGCGAGTAAACCCTTTCCACCGCACACAACGGAATACCAGCAAAAACACCGATCCATGGGATACGGAGGATACCGTGATGTCTGCGATCGAAGTTCGGTAATTGAAAAAACGTACGGAACGGACCCGTGCCGTGGACGGGATCAGCTTTACCGTCGGGCGGGGGGAGATCTTCGGAATTCCGGAGCCCAACAGCGTCGGCAAGACGACCGCGACCGAAATCCTGGGTGACCTGCACCCGCCGGATTCGGGCGAGGTGCGGGTGCTCGGGCTGGATGTCGCGCGCGAGCCGCAAAAAATCAAGGAGCGCATCGGGGTCCAGCTGCAAACGACGGCGTTCTATCCGCGCCTGACGATGCGCGAGGTGCTCGATTTGTTCAACACGTTCTATCGCGGCGAAACCCGTGCCACCAATGATCTGATTGAGATGATGAACCTCGGTGAAAAGCGGAACACCCAGAGCAAGTACCTCTCAGGCGCCCAGCGCCAGCGGCTGTCGGTGGCTTTGGCCCTGGTCAACAAGTCTGAAATTCTGTTCCTCGACGAGCCGACGACCGGGCTGGATCCGCAGGCGCGCCGCAGCCTGTGGGAGGTGATCCGTGCGGCCAATCGCGAGGGCGCTACGGTGTTTCTCACCACGCACTATATGGACGAAGCCGAGGTCCTCTGCTTGCGGGTGGCGGTCGTCGACCGCGGGCGGATCATCGCGCTCGATACGCCCCAGAAACTGATCCGGTAATCCTTCTGCGAAACCGCGATCGAGTTCGATCAGAAGGACGCCAAGGCCCCGGAAGGCACCTTCCGTAACCTGAAAGGCGTCACCCGGTCCGCCATCCGCGAGAACGGGCACGTAACGATCTACACCGAAAACGCCGCCCTCACCCTCGGCGGACTGACCGACCTGGCGGAAGCCGGAACGATTCATTTCGACGATCCGCACCTGCGCCGTACCACTTTGGAAGACGTGTTTCTCAAACTAACGGGCAAAAGAATTCGGGAGTAAGCCATAAACACCTTCTTCACGCTCTATGTTTCCAATCTAAAGGAATTCAACCGCAACCGCTTTGCGATGTTCTGGACGATCGCTTTCCCGGTGTTCTTCATCCTGCTGTTCGGGGTCATCTTCAGCGGCGGCGGCGATTCCTCCTACAGAGTCGGTGTGGCCGATGAGGACCGAACCCGGATCGGTTCCGCGTTGGCGCAAGCCTTTGGGAAGGTCGAAATCCTGGGAGTGATCGAAGGCTCGCCGGACGACCTGCTGGAGAAACTCAAGCGCGGTGAGTTGAACGAGATCGTCGTCATCCCCGAGGGCGTCAGCGCCGCGGTGATGTTGGGCAAAACGGCCGACATCCGGGTGCACTACAATCCGTCGAACCAGGTCACCGCCCAGGTTCTGCTAACCGTCGTGGATAAAGTCCTCGGCGGCGTGGGGCAGGGGCTTGCCGGCCGGACGGCCTTGTTCGCGGTCCGGATGGAGACGATCACCGCCTCCTCGCTGCGGACGATTGATTTCCTCGTCCCCGGGATCCTGGCCACGGCGATCATGCGGCTGGGGATCTTCGCCACCACCCCGCCGCTGGCGCAGCTGCGCGAGCAGCAAGTCCTGCGCCGCCTTGGGGCGACGCCGTTCACTCGCACGATGCTTCTGGCGGCCCAGGTCGCTCCGCGGATCACTATCGGCTTGGCCCAGACCGGCCTGATCATCCTGGTCGGAATCCTGGTGTTCCAGGTCCGGATCGTCGGGAACCTGCTCTACCTCGCGGGCTTCGTGGTCCTCGGGGCGCTTTCCTTCGTCTGCCTGGGCTACTTCATGTCTACCTGGGGGAAGACCCAGGAAGGGATCAACGGCGCCAGCCAGTTCATCAATTTCCCGATGATGTTCCTCTCCGGGTTGTTCTTCCCGGTCGATTCGATGCCGCGCTGGATCCTTCCGGTGGTCGATGCGATGCCGCTCTCGTACCTTACGGACGGGTTCCGGCAAATCATGGTCGGGGGAACGCCGCTGCATCCGCTCGGGACCGACCTGCTGGTACTGATGGCCTGGCTGGTGATCTGCGCGGTCCTGGCGGTGAAATTCTTCCGCTAAGAGTAACCCTTGAGGACCCTTAGGGTTCCCAAGGGTTCC is a window of Anaerolineales bacterium DNA encoding:
- a CDS encoding ABC transporter permease, whose product is MFWTIAFPVFFILLFGVIFSGGGDSSYRVGVADEDRTRIGSALAQAFGKVEILGVIEGSPDDLLEKLKRGELNEIVVIPEGVSAAVMLGKTADIRVHYNPSNQVTAQVLLTVVDKVLGGVGQGLAGRTALFAVRMETITASSLRTIDFLVPGILATAIMRLGIFATTPPLAQLREQQVLRRLGATPFTRTMLLAAQVAPRITIGLAQTGLIILVGILVFQVRIVGNLLYLAGFVVLGALSFVCLGYFMSTWGKTQEGINGASQFINFPMMFLSGLFFPVDSMPRWILPVVDAMPLSYLTDGFRQIMVGGTPLHPLGTDLLVLMAWLVICAVLAVKFFR